The Scomber japonicus isolate fScoJap1 chromosome 12, fScoJap1.pri, whole genome shotgun sequence sequence CTGCTGCCGCTTCAACCAGCTGCTTCAGTATCTCCTgagacacatacagagagaagagagagatgagcaATACAATAAAATCATCTCAATGGAATCGTAGTGACCAGTCAAGTTGACCAAGTCAATGGTCTGACAGTCCTGACCTTTGAAAGatatgagaaaatgacaaaagtgGAAACTATCTTCTATCTGTGTTACACAATCCAGTTCTATTAACAAACTGCTCtacaaaagagaaaagcagTCAATTTTGCAGTCAATTGTGAGAGCAATGCATATTTTGCAAGGACATGCAATGTATCTTGGGCCTGGCGCACAGCAGCATCAGGTGTGATGCATGTGTCTTTGCTATTTTAAGACTGAAACAGTTGTCATTTTCCACCTGCACTTGCACTCATCTGTGTGTCTGGGCGTGTTAGTctgaggtgtggtcaggtgcATTGTTGGCGTGTTGCTATTTTGCAGCAGAGGAAAGTAATTACACTATTGACCCACAAACATGGGactgggagatgacactctgattggtttacggCATGTTGCACCCAAAGCACATTCATGACTAATTAATAGATTTAAGTACAACCCCTTTGAATCATGTGGCTGGCGCATCGACCATTtctaaaatagcaaaagtggatttggacctGCTCTAAATCCACTTGCAGTACACGCTTCAGACACACTGGGAACTTAAAATTGTGATCTGATTAcaaatatttgcatgttttcagATGTTCACGTCAAGTCATGGATGCAGCCCCTCTGTCTCAGCCTGaagcaatttttttttgtctgctcaATGCCACTCTCTTCTGACTGTCTGGGGCGCTTtggataaaaaacattttattcgtgatgagcaggttggctcaAACTATACTCATTCATATAATCCAAACTGGATTAGTCGGCCAATGTGGCCTCAAGTCTCCGGCAGCAGTCTCCAGCTCACCtgggcctcctcctcctgcaaGGAGCCTCCATTCACTTCAATGTATTTGAGGAGATCCACAGAGGGGACTGGCCTCTCCAGCACCAGGACCAGCTCCTGGTCCAGGTCATACCAGTCTATTAGTGACACGGCTGCCGAGGTCCCGACTGTACCAGGTGTTCCAGATGTCAACTTTAACATGACAGCCACCTCCACAGAGATCTGCTGCCCATTCTCcatctgaaaataaaatgctcATCATCACACAAGCTGTGAGACTGACAGCTTGTGTTTCACATCAAATCACTTACCACTTGTTTACAGAAGACATTCCCCCTGGGGATATGTTTGATAGCCACCTACAAGACACAAGCAGGACTGTGGTTAGCACTTTCCCACCATGCagcgtacgtgtgtgtgtgtgtgtgtgtgtgtgtgtgtgtgtgtgtgtgatagtgtgtatgagaggaTGTGTGTACGATTTACAGGGAGATGGTCTGCTTTTCTGTATCCGGCATAGACTGAACCACAGCCTCCTGCTCCAAGCTCATTCAGCTGCTCATATTTGGCCTCCAGTGCAActaaacacacaccaacacatatttgttttaatacacttaaaacactttacacTCTACAAGCTGCAGCATACACAATAATCTTTCAGTAAAGCTGACCTCTGCTGGTCTCCACTGAATAGACTGAGTCCTTTTTGGATTTTTCAGTGTTCTTGTGGTTCTCTCTGTCATTGGTCACCTTTCTTTTAccctttgtcttcttcttcaggtcctTCTGAGAGCCATCGCAGCCTTCTGCTGGACTGCATCTCTCTGAAGACGGGAAGAACACAGTTTTAGTTTTGGACTAAATGTCATGATATTTGTTGGCAATAAGAGAGTTAATCATTCAGGTTCACAATTGTCCTCTTTCTgtgtaaacatttatttaaagttgattagaagctaatatgaagcttcagatcaactttcaaatcttcatcttctgtttcaacgttacagtgtttttagtagcaaagtctttttgttactatacttccaccacagctcaacaggaaacactaagagggaattttatggtaaaaagactgtaaatgtgtcaggtatcacttgatatgactaactcacactgatgaagctcaatagaagctgatcatctacttttaaatgactgtgtggacacactgtggatttagtcctccatcacttccattgaaagcacatttgaaggagatcttttaatagtcagtatgaacaggaggaatgattacagagaagaAAACCTCTTTAATGTTCAGatgaacacctgactgctggtcaGAGACGACTTTTAAGACAGATTTGTTAAGACCTATTTGTATAGGTAACCTGATCACTAACTGAACTGATCACTCAATGTTGAAATgatagtgtttgtgtttgaagttCGTGTTTTGTACAGTTGATAGACATTTCTGTGTTTAGTTTTCTGTAATAATGAATCCACTAAACTAGAACCTGACATTCTTAAATTttgtgatgatgtttgatgatatCAGCCCACCTGTACCTTTGCCCACTGTGGACGACGTAGACGCCTCATTTCCCTTGTCACTCAGGTCAAAGcccttctttttatttttgtttgcagGACCTTCTCCATCATGTCTGACTTTCCTCTTGGCTATAGTCATTCTCATCTCCTCTAATGAGGTGTTGCAGGGTTCTGGTTCAGAGCCTCTGGTCTTCATTCTGGGTATTTCTCTGTCAGGActgaccctcctcctcctccccctggtCCTGACAGGATTTTGACACACAGTGCTGTGGTGTTTTTTGCTGCTGGTGTTCTCTACAAATAAGAAGAGCTGAGTGGAACATCTGCATGGTAACTTCGTGTGGTGAAAGTGTGTTACTAACTATAAAAACTGCTGTTCTCTCCACACATCAGTGATCTAACAGTGAATTAGTGTCTCTGCCTGATCAGTCAGATATATGGTATGACTGTATTCATGtgagatatttttattttatttgtcagaGACAGTGCActttaataaacatttctgtaaatatgccaTTATTTCATGTGTTGTCCATGGCCAGGTGTGAGCTGGATGAATCACTCACCTCGATCTCTCCTAGGATCTGGAGGATGATGAGTGTCAAACTCCTGTTCAGAACATCTGTCCATGACGATGATGAACAAGTTCAAATATGTTTACATAGTAAAGACTGAATTGAAATAAACCAAAacttgtgtctgtctgtaatCTGAAGGTTTGGTGAACTAAAATGGAATGTGTTGACCTGTTATATTATAAGTTCTTATATGTGACATCATAGAATGTTACTCTGGTTCCAGAAAGTTTATAAATAACACGTCAAAAAATCCTGTAAGTGTATTTGATTAGACAAGATGAAGTTATCATGAAGTCACTTTTAAAATTATGTTTACAATGATCAGTGGTCCAAAAGCACAAAAGTATTATAAGCTTGATGAAGTTAAAAtgagattattaatagtgaagcatcagtgttagagcagcatacTGTTACAGcagttactgttgtagctgctggaggtggagctagtttacactactttatacacagttagctagtttatactactttatacacagttagctagtttatactactttatatacagttagctagtttatactactttatacacagttagctagtttatactactttatatacagttagctagtttagtccagtggttcccaacctaggggtggggcccctccaaagcgTCAGCAGTTAAATGTGAgagctggtgagatgattaatgggagaggaaagaagaaaaaacatatatgttttcagtttttggactttttctctaatctttgatttttgctgaaatgttGGATCATTTGGACATTTATTGAAATggaagcatgtgagaagtttagagggaaaaatcactagctatttggtggagctgttaacaactcatagacatctgaaatgtgagcttgactacacactgctctccgttacatttacttgagtacatttttgaaaaaaatatacttcTAGTAGTAGTTTTAAATCactatactttttacttttacttgagtagatttgtgaagaagaaactgtaCTCTTACTCCGCTACATTAGGCTACATTGAGCTTGTTACTTGAATTTTTACCTCTTTGGTATTCTACACCTCATTATTTTTATCTCCCCCGTGTACgcctcattttaatgttttattttgtcagagagagagagagagacttccgCCAAAGACTCTACCACGTGACTGTGTTTCACCAATCAAACGTAGCCGTGCAGTCTCGTCACGTGACCATACTCAATCTCAGCAGCGGGAAGGGTTAGCTTTACAAT is a genomic window containing:
- the LOC128369176 gene encoding serine/threonine-protein kinase pim-1-like; translated protein: MKTRGSEPEPCNTSLEEMRMTIAKRKVRHDGEGPANKNKKKGFDLSDKGNEASTSSTVGKERCSPAEGCDGSQKDLKKKTKGKRKVTNDRENHKNTEKSKKDSVYSVETSRVALEAKYEQLNELGAGGCGSVYAGYRKADHLPVAIKHIPRGNVFCKQVMENGQQISVEVAVMLKLTSGTPGTVGTSAAVSLIDWYDLDQELVLVLERPVPSVDLLKYIEVNGGSLQEEEAQEILKQLVEAAAELESKQIFHRDIKVENILIETSSDVPRARLIDFGLSCFFKQRSHYSVFYGTSAHVPPEWLTQWTYKAGPTTVWQLGVVLYEMLHRDASFETKSFLRNEIKIGKHLSEACQDVLQMCLSEAPEQRLTLKQLQLHTWLSLSSSS